The following are from one region of the Hyphomicrobium album genome:
- a CDS encoding type II toxin-antitoxin system HicB family antitoxin: MNLTLETEQEVDGRWIAEVPQLPGVLAYGATRDEAMAKAEVLALRVLAEQLEHGEARPVGLSISVAAE; the protein is encoded by the coding sequence ATGAACCTGACCCTTGAGACCGAGCAGGAAGTCGACGGCCGCTGGATCGCCGAGGTTCCCCAGCTCCCCGGCGTCCTCGCCTATGGCGCCACGCGCGATGAGGCCATGGCCAAGGCTGAAGTGCTCGCGCTGCGCGTCCTTGCCGAGCAGCTTGAGCATGGTGAGGCTCGCCCCGTGGGGCTTTCAATCTCGGTCGCGGCAGAGTGA
- a CDS encoding type II toxin-antitoxin system HicA family toxin produces the protein MSRFPAAKARRVLAALLRTGWNLKRQSGSHRTLGKDGHPDFVFAFHDDEELGPVMLSRIAKRTGLKPEDL, from the coding sequence GTGAGCCGGTTTCCGGCCGCGAAAGCGCGCCGGGTGCTGGCGGCACTACTGCGAACCGGGTGGAATCTCAAGCGGCAGTCCGGATCGCACCGCACCCTTGGCAAGGACGGGCATCCCGATTTTGTCTTTGCCTTTCACGACGACGAAGAGCTCGGCCCTGTCATGCTGTCGCGGATTGCCAAGCGCACCGGTCTCAAGCCTGAAGATCTGTGA
- a CDS encoding class I SAM-dependent methyltransferase has product MLESETALIVGAGGRAALGLPSARPLWQAMRDAMNRLQALRSPAWRVLEAWPQSPQAWGAYTLNGLASRVALEDRQAAPHFTAMYSREVDRAYLLAAALVFQRASADRDRLSVLDFGGATGAYRHVACGVASIPVDYTVQELGAICEAMRPLRPWVRYVSRDSALAPTYGVVLASGALQYLEDWRGRLRLLAERTEHTLFISRAPVLKGRTVIVQQMMPGGANVGWVWNRDELVNEACRCGLSLTDEFHFQDDFSPIAGLGEGPTIRGFAFRRQ; this is encoded by the coding sequence ATGCTCGAAAGCGAGACCGCACTAATTGTCGGAGCCGGTGGACGCGCGGCCTTGGGCCTGCCGTCGGCAAGGCCGCTATGGCAAGCCATGCGGGACGCGATGAACCGGTTGCAGGCGCTGAGGTCGCCTGCGTGGCGCGTGCTTGAGGCATGGCCGCAGAGCCCACAGGCCTGGGGCGCCTACACACTCAACGGACTGGCTTCCCGCGTTGCTCTCGAAGACCGGCAAGCCGCGCCCCACTTCACCGCCATGTACTCACGCGAGGTGGACCGCGCCTACTTGCTCGCGGCGGCCCTCGTATTCCAGCGCGCATCCGCCGATCGGGACCGGCTATCCGTGCTCGACTTTGGCGGCGCCACGGGCGCGTACCGTCACGTCGCGTGCGGCGTCGCCAGCATCCCCGTCGATTACACGGTTCAGGAGCTCGGCGCGATATGCGAGGCGATGCGCCCGCTGCGCCCGTGGGTGCGGTACGTGTCGCGCGACAGCGCGTTGGCGCCCACGTACGGTGTGGTGCTCGCCTCCGGCGCGCTGCAATACCTTGAAGATTGGCGCGGCCGGCTTCGGCTATTGGCCGAGCGCACCGAACACACCCTATTCATTTCGCGCGCGCCGGTACTGAAGGGCCGCACAGTTATCGTTCAACAGATGATGCCAGGCGGCGCCAATGTCGGGTGGGTGTGGAACCGCGACGAGCTGGTGAACGAGGCGTGTCGGTGCGGCTTGTCGCTCACCGATGAATTCCACTTCCAAGACGACTTTTCGCCGATCGCGGGGCTGGGGGAAGGTCCGACAATTCGCGGCTTCGCTTTCCGCAGGCAATAG
- the trhO gene encoding oxygen-dependent tRNA uridine(34) hydroxylase TrhO produces MQGDGPICVAALYKFSALPDCGNARAPLARLCCAEGVKGTLLLAPEGINGTIAGSDAAIGRVLDHIRHLVGAAGLEVKFSRAAAHPFHRMKVRLKREIVTLGEPHIDPRHGAGRYVAPTDWNALIREPGTLVIDARNDYEVAVGTFAGAINPQTRTFREFPAWFRAERQRLLAGDATPKIAMFCTGGIRCEKSTAFLRAEGLDDVYHLQGGILRYLEEVPPEQSLWQGECFVFDERVSVGHGLEPGSHALCRACRRPVSVEDRASELYEAGVSCPGCHAERSDEQRAGYRERHRQESLAAARGESHVGVPMTLNAALIRSDL; encoded by the coding sequence ATGCAAGGTGACGGACCCATTTGCGTTGCGGCGCTCTACAAGTTCAGCGCGCTTCCCGACTGCGGAAACGCCCGCGCGCCGCTCGCGCGTCTGTGCTGCGCTGAGGGCGTGAAAGGCACGCTGCTCCTCGCGCCGGAGGGGATCAACGGCACCATCGCCGGATCGGATGCCGCGATCGGGCGCGTGCTGGATCATATCCGGCACCTGGTCGGCGCCGCCGGTCTGGAGGTGAAGTTCTCCCGCGCCGCGGCCCATCCGTTCCATCGCATGAAGGTGCGGCTCAAGCGCGAGATCGTGACGCTGGGCGAGCCGCATATCGATCCCCGCCACGGCGCCGGCCGGTATGTTGCGCCCACGGATTGGAACGCGCTGATCCGCGAGCCCGGCACCCTCGTCATCGATGCGCGTAACGACTACGAGGTGGCCGTCGGCACCTTTGCCGGCGCGATCAATCCGCAAACCCGGACATTCCGCGAGTTCCCCGCCTGGTTCCGCGCCGAGCGCCAACGCCTGCTGGCTGGCGACGCCACGCCGAAGATCGCGATGTTCTGCACGGGCGGCATCCGCTGCGAAAAGTCGACCGCGTTTTTAAGGGCCGAGGGCCTCGACGACGTCTATCACCTGCAGGGCGGCATCCTGAGATACCTGGAGGAGGTTCCGCCCGAGCAGAGCCTATGGCAGGGCGAGTGCTTCGTTTTCGACGAGCGCGTGAGCGTCGGCCATGGCCTCGAGCCGGGCAGCCACGCGCTATGCCGGGCGTGCCGCCGGCCCGTGAGCGTTGAGGATCGGGCGTCTGAACTTTACGAGGCCGGCGTCAGTTGCCCTGGCTGTCATGCGGAGCGCAGCGACGAGCAGCGCGCCGGTTATCGGGAACGGCACCGCCAGGAGAGCCTGGCCGCGGCGCGGGGCGAGAGCCACGTCGGCGTCCCTATGACCCTGAACGCGGCCCTGATCCGTTCGGATC